Proteins encoded by one window of Sorex araneus isolate mSorAra2 chromosome 3, mSorAra2.pri, whole genome shotgun sequence:
- the LOC129403499 gene encoding small integral membrane protein 11-like, with the protein MNWKVLKHVSLLLYILVAKALILCLAFTGVKIYQQRRLDAKQQSLGPAQKQLAERGKMTERQCGDLAIEISTWVDEPQQSRKRRET; encoded by the coding sequence ATGAACTGGAAGGTCCTGAAGCATGTATCCCTGCTGCTGTACATCCTAGTGGCCAAGGCCCTCATCCTCTGTCTGGCCTTCACGGGTGTCAAGATCTACCAGCAGAGAAGGCTGGACGCCAAGCAGCAAAGCCTGGGGCCCGCCCAGAAGCAGCTGGCTGAGAGAGGAAAGATGACTGAACGGCAGTGTGGGGATCTGGCCATTGAAATATCAACATGGGTAGATGAACCCCAgcagagcaggaagaggagagagacttAA